The nucleotide sequence CAAGGGCCATCAGCCAATGATCAATAAGGCTCTGGTTGCGGGTCAATCTCTGATCTCGCAACAGCATCCGGAGCGAGAGCAAGTCGAGAGCCTGTGCCAGCAATTGGAGCAGGCATGGCAGGATCTGGAGCGCCATTGTGGCGAACGGTCCCGTAAACTCGACATGTCCCTCAAGGCTCAGCAGTATCTGTTCGACGCTGGCGAGATCGAGTCCTGGCTAGGTGAGCGTAACAACGTCTTGCGGTCCACGGAATATGGCCGTGATCGCGATTCCGCGGCCAAGTTGCTCACCAAGCACAAGACCATCGAGCTGGAGCTGGACACATACTCAGGAATTGTAACCGAAATGGGACACAGCTGCGCTGCAATGGTGGCAGCCAATCATCCGGACAGCAAGGTGCTGGCCGCCAAGCAGCAGCTCATTGAGAAGATGTTGAAATCCCTGCACAAACTGGCCTCCCAGCGACAGGGTCGCCTGATGGAGAGCCTCTACAAGCACGAATACTTCCTGGAATCCGACGAAGTAGAGCAATGGATccgggagcaggagcaggccGCCTCCTCGGAGGACTACGGTCAGGACTTTGAGCACTTGCAGCTGTTACAGAACAAATTCGATGACCTTAAACACCGCGTGGAAGTCGGAGCAGATCGAGTGGATCAGTGTGAGCTGTTGGCCAAGAAGTTAATCGATTCAGAGAGCCCCTATGCCAATGAGGTTGAGAAGCGACAGGAACAACTCAGGTGAGTAgtgtttaatttttacaatagggattataataatatttctcTATCTCTTGCATATAGAACTTCCTGGGAGAACCTTCTCCAGCTCCTTAACCAGCGTGAGCAGAAGCTTCATGCCGCTGGCGAAATTCACCGCTTCCATCGGGACGTTGCAGAAGCCCTGTTCCGCATCCAAGACAAGAATGCTGCGCTATCCCAAGAACTAGGCAGAGATTTGAACTCCGCTCTAGCACTGCTACGCAAGCATGAGGGCTTTGAAAACGACCTTGTGGCTCTTGAGGCACAGCTACAAGTTCTAGTGGAGGATTCTGTCCGCTTGCAAGCCAAGTACCCATCTAATGCTTCTGCAATTGCCCAACAGCAAGATAAGGTGGTGGCCGCCTGGAATGACCTTAAGGAGCGGTCCACCGCTCGCGGAGATCGACTGGCTGCCAGCTCAGACCTGCAGACCTTCCTTACAGATGTCAGGGATATAGTTTCTTGGTCTTCAAACCTGCGAGCTGCCCTTCAAGCAGAAGAACATGTGAGCGATGCAGCTGGAGCAACAGCCCTGAAGATTCAACACGATGCCATATATGGAGAGATTGAGGCCAGAGAGGATAAGTTCCGGTACCTTAACGAATTGAGCGACTCCATGGTTCAAACAGGCCACTATGCCGCCGCTGATGTAGAGGAGAAGTGTGCCGCCATGTTGGATGAGCGCCAGAAACTCCATGCTGCTTGGAACAAAAAGAAGATAATGCTGGAGCAAAAGATCGATCTCTTCTGCTTCCTGCGCGATGCCAAGCAGATTGACAACCTTTCTAGCTCCCAACAGGCGGCTCTGAGTAGCTCAGACTTCGGCCAGACAGTAGAGGATGTGCAGAACAAGATCCGGAAGCACGACGAGTTTGAGAGATTGATTCAAACACAGGAGGAGAAGGTGTCTCTACTTCAGGAGCACGGTCGCAAGCTAATCGAACAGCGTCACTACGACAGCGCCAATATACAAACGATCCTTCAGGGAGTCCTAGCCCGCCGCCAAAAGGTCAAGGATCTGTGTGCCGTGCGTCGCTACAAACTGGAAGATGCTCTACTCTATGCCAAATTCGTACGAGATTGCGCCGAAGCTAAGTACTGGATCAATGAGAAGCAAAAGAAACTCGAAGCCGATGCCGCCAGCTATGCGGAGGTGACCAATCTGGACGAGAAAATCAAGAAGCTACAGAAGCACCAGGCCTTCCAGGCCGAGGTGGCTGCCAACCAGGGTCGCATCCAAGAAATTCAAGATACAGGAGTGATTCTTTTGAGCAAACAGCACGAGTCCTCACCGGAAATCAAGAGAGCCATCGAAATAGTCCTTGAAGCCTGGCAGGGATTGCTGGCGGAGCTGGAGCAGCGTGGTCGAGGTCTGGAAGAGGCCCAGGACAGCCTTGAGTTTAACAGCCAGCTGGACAAGATCGAGGCTTGGATCCGCGACAAGGAGATGATGGTGCAGGCCAGTGACACTGGACGGGACTTGGAACATTGCAATGCCCTGATGAGGAAACTAGACGACGTTGACTCAGATATGAGGGTAGACGATCAGCGCGTCAAGCACATCAATCAGCTGGCCGACAAACTGATCAACCAGGCCCAAGTGCCAGCGGATACACAAAGTGTGGATAAGAGGCGAAAGGACTTTAACTACAACTGGCGACAGCTGCAAGGAGCACTCAATGCTTATCGCGCTTTGCTGGGCGGAGCCAACGAGATTCATGTGTTCAATCGCGATGTGGATGACACGGCAGACAGAATAGCTGAGAAGTCCCTGGCTATGAGTTCCACCGATACAGGCCGAGATCTGGCTGCCGTAGAAGCTCTGATCCGCAGGGAAGAGGCTCTTGAAAGAGACATGTCTGCCGTTAAGCAAAAGATTGATCAGCACGAAACCGCTGCCGAGTTCCTGATTAAAAAGTATCCTGAACGTGGAGCACAACATATCGAGAGGAAATTGGAGGAGCTGCACAAATCATGGGGAAATCTGCAGGCCTTGTCCGTTAAGAGGCAGAGTATCCTAAACGAAGCCTACCTGGCTCACAAGTTCGTGTCGGACGTTAAAGAACTGGAACTCTGGGTTAACGACATGATCAAAAAGATGAACAACACACAGTCACCATCCACTATCAACGATTGCGAGACCCAGTTGGAGCTGCACCAGGAACGCAAAGTAGAAATCGAGGGCAGGCAGGAGGCCTTCGCTGGACTGAAACAACAGGGCGAGCAGTTATCCAAGAGAccccagcaacagcagccggaTAATGTGCGCAAGTATCTCCTTGTGCTGGAAGAACTCCATCAAACTTTAAATGAAGCCTGGAGCGAAAGGGCTAGGGATCTAACTGAGGCCCATCAGCTGCAGTTGTTCAAGGCTCAAGTGGAGCAGGTTGAGATATGGCTCGCCAACAAGGAGGCCTTCCTTAACAACGACGATTTGGGTGATTCCTACACGGCTGTTGAAAGGCTGCTTAAGAAGCACGATGAATTTGAGAAGCTGCTCCATGCTGATCACGTGGACACCTTGCAAAAGTTTGCCAATAGCATTCTAGAGGGTGAGCCCAAGGATGCAGATCTGATCCGGGAAAAACTGGCATACATCCTCAGAAGGAAGCAGAAACTGCTTGAGCTGTCTGAGGAGAGAAAGCAAAGGCTGACACAGTCTCACCAATTGCAGGAGTTCCTGCGCAGTCTCTACGAGATTGATCGTTGGCTGGTGCAAAAACTGCAGGTCGCCCTGGATGAAAACTACCGGGAACCGAGTAATCTGCAAAGTAAGATCCAGAAACACGCTGCCTTCGATGCCGAGTTGTTAAGCAACTCCCCTCGCGTCCAGTCGGTAATCCACGAAGGTGAACGCCTGATCCGAGGCGATCACTTTGCTAAGGATGAGATTGCACAACAGGTGCAACTGCTCGAGGGAGATTGGCTAAAGCTGAAGGGCGCTTCCCAGACCAAAAAGGATAAGCTCCAGCAGGCCTACGATGCGTTGGCCTTCAATCGAAGTGTGGATGAGTTCAACAACTGGATGGACGAGGTAGAGCTGCAGTTGAGTAGCGAAGATTACGGCAAGGATTTGGCTGCTGTCAGCAATTTACTTAAGAAACACGAACGCTTGGAAGCGGATGTGGCCCATCATGGTGAACTGGCTGACCAGCTGAAGCAGAAGGATGAACAGTTCTTCCAAGCGGAACACTTCCTGCGTCATGAAATCCACGAAAGAGCCACCGTTAGTATCCGTAGGTACAACACTTTGCACGAGCCCTTGGGCATTCGTAGGGAAAACCTGGAGGACTCATTGAGTCTGCAGCAGTTCTTGAGGGACGCCGAGGATGAACTTCAATGGTTAGCGGAGAAGCAATTGGTGGCTGGTTCCCAGGATCTAGGCACCAGTCTTTTGTCCGTTCAAGGGCTACAAAAGAAGCACAACTCTCTGGAGGCTGAACTAACATCGCAGGAACCTTTGATTCAGGCGCTCCTCCAAAGAGGCCAGCAGATGATCCGGGACAATCACTTCGCCAGCGAGCAGTTGCAATACAAATCGGAGTTGCTGCAGAAACAGCTTGTCCAGTTGAGAGACTTAGCTGCCATTAGACGTCTGCGTCTTTTGGACGCCGTAGAGAGCCAGCTGTTCTACGTTGAGGCCAATGAGGCGGATGCTTGGATGCGGGAGAAGCGTCCGGTTTTGTCGAGCAGTGATTACGGCCGGGATGAGGTCTCAGTTCAGGGACACCAAAAGAAGTTGGAAGTCCTTCAAAGGGAACTTACCGCCTTTAAGCCGTCGATAGAAAAGGTTGCCAAACTGGCCACTGGTTTGATTGAAAGAAACCACTTTGACAGCTCCAACATAGCGGAAAAGAATGCCCAGGTGGGTCAGGAGTATGAGGATCTACTCCGTTTGGCTAAGGAGCGGGAGTCGAGACTTGGTGAGTGCAAGAAGCTCTTTGAGTACCTGCGGGAAACGGAGGAATTGCACGAGTGGGTGGGCGACCAGATGGCCGTCACCGCTAGCGAGGATTACGGTGAGGACGTAGAGCATGTGGAACAGCTCATTCTGGCTTTTGAATCCTTCGTTTCCAACTTAAATGCCAACGAGGCAAGGGTTGAGGCGTGCTTGGAGCGGGGCGATCGCCTCATCCAGGAGAACAATCCCTATAGGAGTTCCATTAAATCGAAGCGCGATGAGACAAAGCAGTTATGGGAGGAGCTCAAGGATCTGGTTCACGCTCGCCAAGATGCCTTAGCTGGAGCCAAACAAGTCCACGTCTACGATCGCGTAGCGGACGAAACCATTCAGCTAATTAACGAAAAGGACGCCTCGCTCATCTCTGAGGACTACGGTCAGGACTTGGAAAGCATTCAGGCCTTGGGTAGAAAGCACCAAGTCTTTGAGTCCGAGCTGGTGGGCATCCAAGGACAGGTTGATTCGGTTTTGGCCGAGGCCGCTAAACTGGGCGAGATCTACCCAGATGCCAAGGAGCACATTGAAGTCAAACGTGATGAGACAGTGGAGGCATGGACGGATCTGAAGGAGAAAACCGCCGCCAGGAAGAACAAACTCAGCCAGGCAGAGCAGCTGCAGTCCTACTTTGACGAGTACCGAGATCTGATTGCCTGGATCAACGAGATGCTGGCCAAGATCACTGCCCCTGAACTTGCCAACAGTGTAGCGGGAGCAGAGCTTCTCCTGGCCAGCACCAAGGATCATGACACGGAGATTCGCACCAGAGACGAAACCTTTGCCAAGTTCGCCGCCAATGGTCAGCAGTTGATCAAGGAAAAGCACTTCCTTGCCCACGAAGTGGAGGACAAGATCAAGGTTCTGCAAGCGCGTCACGAACTTCTAAAGCATACTCTCAACAAGCGGCGTGAGATTTACGAACTCAACCTGGACACCCAATTGTTCTTGAAGGACGCCGAAATCCTAGAGCAATGGATCAGCAGTCGCGAGCCCCAACTCAAGGATACCAAACTGGGAGATTCCATTCCACAGGTGGAGGATCTGCTTCGCCGGCACGAGGACTTTGAGAAGACTGTGGCCGCCCAGGAGGAGAAATTCCAGGCCATTAAGAGAATAACCATGCTTGAGCAGCTATTCCGTCACCAGCTGGAGCAGGAGAAAATCAGCAAGTTGCAGGAGAAGGAGCGTTTGGAGAAGGAACGCCTGGAGCAGCTTAAGCAACGAGAGCTCCAGCGCCTGGCGGATGAGAGGAGACGAGCGGAGAAGCAGCACGAGCACCGCCAGAATGCGGCGTCCCAAGAGAAGACCCCAATCTTCTCTTCGCCGATGGTCACTCCAGCTCAGACAAGTGGTCCACAGTCCCCGGCCTTGAGTCAAGTCCAGTTGAGGCCTCCATTTGGAGATGATAACGAGCACCTGGCTCTACAGAAGAGCAGCTCCAGCGGCATGTTCGGTGACCGACTCCGTCGCGGATCTGCGGATGCCAATGTGAAGCGGGCGGAGAGCATGAAGGTACAGCCCAAGCAGGCCAAGCGTACACCATCGTTCACCACCAGAAGACGTGCTCAGTCCTTCAGGAAGAACCAGAAGGGTGAAGGATTCGACCTGCCACCCGTTGAGATTCAGGGCAGTCTGGAGCGTAAGCATGGTTTGCAATCTGGCGGCAAGAAGGCTCCTGTACGATCCTGGAAGCAGTTCCACACTGTCCTCTGTGGCCAGTTGGTGTGCTTCTTTAAGGACGAAAATGATTTCCTGCAACAGAAGACGGCCACTGCACCTGTTAATATCCTCGGTGCCAAATGCGAACGTGCTGATGATTACACGAAGAAGAAGTACGTGTTCAGGCTAAAACTACCCGACGGATCGGAGTTCCTGTTCGAGGCTCCCTCGCTGGACATTCTAAATGACTGGGTGCGCAAGATATCCTTCCACGCCAGTCTGCCGCCGAACATGCAACTGCTTAGCTACGACGAGTCCATGAAGGTAAGATTGTATATCCATACGAGAAATAAGAATTAATCATATTTGTAATGTCCTAACAGCAACAGTCGAGCAGTTCGCCGGACATCAAGGTTACTAGCAGTGTGGAATCACCAGTTAGTTCTCGTAACTCATCTCCCGACTCCCAGCGACGTACTAGCGGAGCCCAGGTCCTTGACGGAACAGCCACTCCCCAAATGGCATTCCTTCAACGAcaaatgcaacaacaacaacagcagcaacaatccCAGCCCAGTTCACCCACCGGCGGATTCGACCAGAAGCCACCGATCCCGCCCAGAGGAGCTGCCCCAGTGGCCAGCCATCGCCAAAGCCAGGAGAATCTAGTTGTGATGCGCAATCGCCAAAGTTCCAATGGTAGGAGATCTTTAGGCTAATAGCTAATtggatttattattaatttttaaacatGTTATTCGACATGTTACAGACCTGCAACAATCCGCCACTTTACCCGCTGGCTTGACTGGAGTCCAGCAAAATGGGAACGGCAAGGATGATAACGCGTTGTTGACGCGCAACAGCGAGGCCAGACAATCGGGTAAGTTCTCCAAACTAGGTGGTATTCCCATTTCCGAGCTATTTGTGTCTTTGTCCATACACCTGCTCCTCCACATTGTTTCACACTCACATTGTAAAATTGTCCTCCAACAACGCAATGCCGTATGTATTAGATAATCCGCCGCCATTGCCAACAACGATGCCACCGGTGGGTGGCCAGCATCAGCATCCCCAGAACTCCCATTCCCATCAGAATCAGCATCAGGCGCAGGTTCAGCAAAGGATTAATGCATTCAATGCGGCGGCGAGTCAGCAGCATCAGCCGGATTACTTTAACAACAATACAGCGAGGCAGCAGCCGCAGAGGATTCCCTCCGGCAGGATCGACTCTACGAGGAAGTTTATCGAAATGGAGGCGCATAACAATAACGGCGGCACTAGCAGCAGTCCCAAGAGAAGTACCATCAACTATTCCAGCAGCGGGGCCAGCAGCAATGGCAACGGTAATGTGAAGATAGGCAGTGGAAATTCGTCTACGACCACGAtcaccacctccaccaccacaCACCAAGTGACCTCGAGCAGTCGCACGGTGTGGCATCTAACCTCATCGCCCACCTCATCGACCAAATCATCATCAACCGGCGGCTCCGGGGAGCCTAGCCATGCCATCAGTAATCCAAGCTACATGGGTCTGCATCTGAATAACAATAACGATTCAATTGGAATTGGACTCGGTGGTTAGACGATCCTCATTAATCCTAACAATCTGTATATAAGTAGTCTTAAGTGCATGGTCCTTGGTTACGGTTGATTTGAACTCTTTGGACATAAACGTTAATTTTTCTCTCTATCTTGAATGCATGCATATGTGTGGAAAAGGTTCTTCAGCTTTCAAACCAGTGAAGATAACCCGCCGATCCTATCTGCGAACGAGTTTGCAAAGTATTTCCATGGGTCTTATATTCTTTACATATTTAACCTATCCCTACACGACTATATAAACGATCGTTTTATCCAATTGAAAAAAGGCGAAACCAGCTGTAGTTAGAACCATTGAAATATGAATGACTATGTACACTTTAGAGCTCTTCCtcacatatattttaaatttaagctaATTAATGATATTCTGTTGCCTCTACACctataataatattatgctATACATCGAACACTCTCATTTGCATGATGTCTTTGTACTTTCAAGATTTCCAACCACTCATAATTGATATTTTGTACAGGTTGGGGAAATACACGCTTTGAGAGCAACCGGCCCGTATCCCTGCAGCCCGACTCCATCAGCTTCTCCCGTGTTTCAGCGGAGAGTTCCAGCGAAAGCGAGGCCCAGTCGATATCATCCGTGTCCGGAGTGAAGGGCAGCAAGGGAACCAAGGAGGAGCGCCGCAGCGGCATGTTCCGAATCTTCGGCCGCAAGGGCGACaaggagaaggaaaaggaCAAGGACAAGCGCCGCTCGAGTCAAGTCCCGCCACAGTGAGAACATATATAAATTCCGGATAATGAGAAGGAGCGCCACCGTTACAACAGATGAACCAGGCCgaattgttttttgtattttttataaacaCCATGATTATGTCATTTGTATTCGCCAAGGgcaatcaaatttaaaaacaaaaccaactACTAAACGAGACAAGATATGAAAAAGTTGAAACATTAACGTGTCGATTTAAAGCTAAAGCGGCAAATGAAAGtataaaagaaatattatatatatataaagtcaATGTGTTAATTGCATTATAAAATGTATCTGTAAGTTTGTTCGTTGTatgattaaatttaatattcgtaaaacaaaatacttaaacaataaatacCATACATTGTGAAATCAAACTCAGCTTAATGTTAATTCTAACCTTGTGGGAGATTTAGGACAATTCTGCAAGTAAGCTTATACGATGGGATGGTAATACAAGTTggttatatattatattatattatacacTTTCTACCTAAGGCAATCTTAGCAACAACGATAGATAATATTATAGGAACATATGATGAtatagaaaagaaaataagaaaatcagcttagtatttttatttaacaaaaacactaaaataaaaacttcaaaaatTATGTAGCTGATTTTTGTTATAATCGCACGAAGCCCAAAAGAATGCTGCAAAAATGAACAAGGGAAAATGTAGCTATTAAAAGCGCAGCATGTAGAAATCTTGTATTTATACAGTTGCTTTAAATAATCATCAATGCTTatctaatattttgcaaaagtaaattttatattgTTCATAGAAATTCAACAatataaaagtaaacaaaaacgCTATTAGGCCGGATGTTTATATTTTCACGACGAACTTCAATAACATAATATTTGATCTTCATTGAGTAACGCATTAATcaaattttttactttttcggtcgtttcgaattttgtttaCCGTTTTATCAGTCTATTATTATGATGGGCTAGATGTTGTTTATTAGATGTTTATTTAAGAACATTATCAATACAAAAACATCAATGAAAGTGATAATACGAATTGACCATGTAGCAATTTGTTTTGTGTCTATAGACTGAATTTTTTCCCCTACATTaatcaaaattatatttttatattttattttgagttTACTTGGGTTTTTCATGAAATTAAAGATTAACCTGGGGTTTTTACAATCCATTACGATAGGCTTTCTGTTCATTGCATCTATAGCCTCTGTACTTTTCCGTGCATTCTTAAAGCAAAAGCATACATGTATATCTTCAATTCAAGTATATCTGCAATTTAGTTTGCTTATCTGGAGTCGCTGTATCCCGACCTATCCAAACTCGCGTCCCAGTCAAAGGTAaaccatttttatttagttcCCAGCCTCTGgtatttgttgttatttatcGGTGactttttgaaatttattcaattaatttcaGTCTTTGTGCTCTTGATAACACGATTTCCTCGTTATTCATTTAGTTTGGGTTTAACCAAAACCCTTTAGCGAATCATTTTTGCTGGACAGTCCAGTTGAATTCGGTATTCTACACACAAAGCTCATCTTACAGTGAAAAGTGTTACTTTATGAAATACAAATGAGGCTCTAAGCAATGCTTTTCGCTTACGCTTTTCGATAAGCGTACAAGTAGTTCCCCTACCGAAGGCCTATAAATGTGACTGCACATGTATCATCATAATTTGTTGATATACTTCGTTTATACCCGACTACGCATCGGCTAA is from Drosophila melanogaster chromosome 3L and encodes:
- the kst gene encoding karst, isoform B, with the protein product MTQRDGIIKFENERIKTLQEERLHIQKKTFTKWMNSFLIKAKMEVEDLFTDLADGIKLLKLLEIISSEKLGKPNSGRMRVHKIENVNKSLAFLHTKVRLESIGAEDIVDGNPRLILGLIWTIILRFQIQEIEIDVDEENESSEKRSAKDALLLWCQRKTHGYPGVNITDFTNSWRSGLGFNALIHSHRPDLFEYSTIVNSKNSNLDNLNHAFDTAANELGIPSLLDAEDIDSARPDEKSILTYVASYYHTFARMKNEQKSGKRIANIVGQLMDADRKKMQYEGLTTNLLSWIRQKTLELEQRDLPNSLEGIQRELLAFKEYRTIEKPPKYKERSEIEALYFTINTLLKALNQPPYNPQDGQLVNDIEKAWQILEYAEHHREVALRDELLRQEKLEQLNYKFEKKSVLREGYLKEMIQVLSDPRYLRQVDATLKKHEAISADILARVERFNDLTAMAEELDRENYHGKERVRRREQEVMAKWRQLLELLENQRLNLSQMSNLMNLLREIASTTEAVRELQQQFASEDVGPHLLGVEELLQAHSLQELQVNTYGETLKRFNRQALPYKSSEHKDAALLAQRLADLEEAYSELLRRSAARRARLEEARNFHHFMEDYDNEESWLVDKQRICKTGITAKDLRAVLSLQQKHKALEDEIKSRKPKSGQMSTAGKRLIGEQHPRSSEIQSRIDSLAEHWQALEALVELRRRQLEDAAEAYQFYTDANEAESWLNEKIALVNSRDYGNDEPSAQALLQRHRDLQGELNAYSGDILNLNQQADKLIKAGICTLELSAAEPELPEVEQEEWVNETRLVPKEVWEDEWVEKLEHKKVTETKMLPHVKSLFPFEGQGMKMDKGEVMLLKSKTNDDWWCVRKDNGVEGFVPANYVREVEPRPVACIVPKAEKVKSLQKVKKTILVRQVVPVKRIKPVSVAPKPLVQRRTSTQSINENADSVEKRQQRINQTYDELQEMAQKRHALLEDSIHLFGFYRECDDFEKWMKEKERMIKSDEGEGVDNAKRKFEKFITDLSAASKRVEEIDGAVDTFRRQGHSQLDKIIARQRQIHQIWQRLNNAKAQREKSLEGASSVELFNRTCDEAKVWMSEKMLQLDTAVITPDLRTVQALQRRHQNLERELAPVEDKVNRVTYLGNSVKNAYPAEKDNVNARQQEVQDMWQQVQQRGSDLRNRIESEVGQQVFNNSAKVLLAWIDSVKDQLNADESARDVETANNLLKKHNDLGDDIRAHDTEFVEVIQLGKQLSDGKPNMAETVAVIERLKAEQDAIHRGWAEKQKWLLQCVDLQMFNREADKIDATTKSHEAFLEYNNLGASLDEVEAILKRHLDFEKSLMAQDKILKGFSDNADKLISNDHYDSKYIGDRRNQVLGKRKAVKDRAFERKRLLQASKDFHKFAAEADDLKVWLQDKTRIAGDENYRDLSNLPRKLQKHQAFERELRANEGQLRNVTKDGQALVQAGNRVPEVESRVADLNKRWKDLLTLSEDKGRKLEQAASQREHNRSLEDAKKKVDELDSALRSGDVGNDLRSCKDLINKQQILESEITIWDQKVAELVSTGDDMAHGGHFNAQNIEAGTKELQQRFKDLRDPTQRRRAKLEESLNYHKFVFELDSEFQWINEHLPAAKSNELGQNLHQAQSLHKKHKKLEAEIKGHQPMINKALVAGQSLISQQHPEREQVESLCQQLEQAWQDLERHCGERSRKLDMSLKAQQYLFDAGEIESWLGERNNVLRSTEYGRDRDSAAKLLTKHKTIELELDTYSGIVTEMGHSCAAMVAANHPDSKVLAAKQQLIEKMLKSLHKLASQRQGRLMESLYKHEYFLESDEVEQWIREQEQAASSEDYGQDFEHLQLLQNKFDDLKHRVEVGADRVDQCELLAKKLIDSESPYANEVEKRQEQLRTSWENLLQLLNQREQKLHAAGEIHRFHRDVAEALFRIQDKNAALSQELGRDLNSALALLRKHEGFENDLVALEAQLQVLVEDSVRLQAKYPSNASAIAQQQDKVVAAWNDLKERSTARGDRLAASSDLQTFLTDVRDIVSWSSNLRAALQAEEHVSDAAGATALKIQHDAIYGEIEAREDKFRYLNELSDSMVQTGHYAAADVEEKCAAMLDERQKLHAAWNKKKIMLEQKIDLFCFLRDAKQIDNLSSSQQAALSSSDFGQTVEDVQNKIRKHDEFERLIQTQEEKVSLLQEHGRKLIEQRHYDSANIQTILQGVLARRQKVKDLCAVRRYKLEDALLYAKFVRDCAEAKYWINEKQKKLEADAASYAEVTNLDEKIKKLQKHQAFQAEVAANQGRIQEIQDTGVILLSKQHESSPEIKRAIEIVLEAWQGLLAELEQRGRGLEEAQDSLEFNSQLDKIEAWIRDKEMMVQASDTGRDLEHCNALMRKLDDVDSDMRVDDQRVKHINQLADKLINQAQVPADTQSVDKRRKDFNYNWRQLQGALNAYRALLGGANEIHVFNRDVDDTADRIAEKSLAMSSTDTGRDLAAVEALIRREEALERDMSAVKQKIDQHETAAEFLIKKYPERGAQHIERKLEELHKSWGNLQALSVKRQSILNEAYLAHKFVSDVKELELWVNDMIKKMNNTQSPSTINDCETQLELHQERKVEIEGRQEAFAGLKQQGEQLSKRPQQQQPDNVRKYLLVLEELHQTLNEAWSERARDLTEAHQLQLFKAQVEQVEIWLANKEAFLNNDDLGDSYTAVERLLKKHDEFEKLLHADHVDTLQKFANSILEGEPKDADLIREKLAYILRRKQKLLELSEERKQRLTQSHQLQEFLRSLYEIDRWLVQKLQVALDENYREPSNLQSKIQKHAAFDAELLSNSPRVQSVIHEGERLIRGDHFAKDEIAQQVQLLEGDWLKLKGASQTKKDKLQQAYDALAFNRSVDEFNNWMDEVELQLSSEDYGKDLAAVSNLLKKHERLEADVAHHGELADQLKQKDEQFFQAEHFLRHEIHERATVSIRRYNTLHEPLGIRRENLEDSLSLQQFLRDAEDELQWLAEKQLVAGSQDLGTSLLSVQGLQKKHNSLEAELTSQEPLIQALLQRGQQMIRDNHFASEQLQYKSELLQKQLVQLRDLAAIRRLRLLDAVESQLFYVEANEADAWMREKRPVLSSSDYGRDEVSVQGHQKKLEVLQRELTAFKPSIEKVAKLATGLIERNHFDSSNIAEKNAQVGQEYEDLLRLAKERESRLGECKKLFEYLRETEELHEWVGDQMAVTASEDYGEDVEHVEQLILAFESFVSNLNANEARVEACLERGDRLIQENNPYRSSIKSKRDETKQLWEELKDLVHARQDALAGAKQVHVYDRVADETIQLINEKDASLISEDYGQDLESIQALGRKHQVFESELVGIQGQVDSVLAEAAKLGEIYPDAKEHIEVKRDETVEAWTDLKEKTAARKNKLSQAEQLQSYFDEYRDLIAWINEMLAKITAPELANSVAGAELLLASTKDHDTEIRTRDETFAKFAANGQQLIKEKHFLAHEVEDKIKVLQARHELLKHTLNKRREIYELNLDTQLFLKDAEILEQWISSREPQLKDTKLGDSIPQVEDLLRRHEDFEKTVAAQEEKFQAIKRITMLEQLFRHQLEQEKISKLQEKERLEKERLEQLKQRELQRLADERRRAEKQHEHRQNAASQEKTPIFSSPMVTPAQTSGPQSPALSQVQLRPPFGDDNEHLALQKSSSSGMFGDRLRRGSADANVKRAESMKVQPKQAKRTPSFTTRRRAQSFRKNQKGEGFDLPPVEIQGSLERKHGLQSGGKKAPVRSWKQFHTVLCGQLVCFFKDENDFLQQKTATAPVNILGAKCERADDYTKKKYVFRLKLPDGSEFLFEAPSLDILNDWVRKISFHASLPPNMQLLSYDESMKQQSSSSPDIKVTSSVESPVSSRNSSPDSQRRTSGAQVLDGTATPQMAFLQRQMQQQQQQQQSQPSSPTGGFDQKPPIPPRGAAPVASHRQSQENLVVMRNRQSSNDLQQSATLPAGLTGVQQNGNGKDDNALLTRNSEARQSGSSAFKPVKITRRSYLRTSLQSWGNTRFESNRPVSLQPDSISFSRVSAESSSESEAQSISSVSGVKGSKGTKEERRSGMFRIFGRKGDKEKEKDKDKRRSSQVPPQ